The proteins below come from a single Necator americanus strain Aroian chromosome V, whole genome shotgun sequence genomic window:
- a CDS encoding hypothetical protein (NECATOR_CHRV.G17702.T2): MPEHNEPLEEGVDQLSQWRERCGDHVADFKAILEECNDRVNGRSQTEETCHQEMTDYIHHLDECAFPKAFAALK, translated from the exons ATGCCTGAACACAATGAACCTCTTGAGGAGGGTGTTGATCAACTGTCGCAGTGGAGGGAACGTTGTGGCGACCACGTAGCTGATTTCAAAGCTATATTAGAAGAATGCAATGATCGCGTAAATGGCCGGAGCCAGACTGAAGAGACTTGTCATCAG gaaatgaCGGATTACATCCACCACCTCGATGAGTGCGCCTTCCCGAAAGCTTTTGCTGCCCTCAAGTGA